A single window of Hirundo rustica isolate bHirRus1 chromosome 16, bHirRus1.pri.v3, whole genome shotgun sequence DNA harbors:
- the TTI1 gene encoding TELO2-interacting protein 1 homolog isoform X1, translating into MAVFDTPQAAFGALRPVCVQLTRAQTVENVRQLQAHLAGVSGAALQELQEYVLFPLRFALRVPGPKQERLVQSLVQCISSVLAATCVKKQELLQELFSELCTCLAPPPSSGKAAPLSEELKLAVIQALHTLMHSAYGDVILSLYQPSTLPLLGFAVSLLLTLAEQEKAKQIKISALECLQVLVLQCDCQEHRHLDEDEAQQCGDLFASFLPGISIALSRVIAADIKQGHKPTVSAIRLFYLIVGLVMADKQLARIPKSKEKLPVEHSRISELMIHRGPDWTKSTAEKLSLLLHKVVESSSVHPHWKVRLELVELVHHLLRNCSQSLVDSFSHLLKALVGLVNDENSEVQSRCNKILQEIAEQRIVAQNRALVDVLSENLHSLSTALPRLMNSQDDTGKVSTLSLLLGYLKLLGPKINIVLNSVSHLQRLSKALVQVLELDVTDVKIVEARRSGPPGPLQQSVQKGRRQKKYFRFFTEEKVLQLLQQVCRVLGYYGNLYLLVDHFMGLYNESGLYRKQAAMILNELVTGAAGLGVDFLQAREVPLNVDDLKGSITSILDEYMDQANWYLVTGIDTEESSPEQSVQHSGRSVCAGGASSSVLLLSPEPPVTTRTMNSNIWQICIQLEGVGCFAAVLGKEFRLLLLSALYPVLEKAGDRTLLISETALGTLADICEACGYDSVQCLINENSDYLVNGISLHLRQLAYQARASQVLDTMLRHSDASLLPLIEDVIQDVLSALDQSYNSQASTFLRVLHSVMTALVQWFGMPSAEEHQTDKGQSGTRSQGQQEVTMTSQEVERFFLDYVSQKQIAEGDLPDLEEEEADEVPLAKPEPNSDMEGEAPMPSHAQVARDVMERCIHLLSDGSLRVRLKVLDVLELCVTVLHPHGNHLLPMAHRVWPALVTRLIGDDPLAVLRAFKVLCTLAQTCGDFLRQRFSKDVLPKLTSSLLSQAPVSARAGPVYSHTLAFKLQLAVLQGLGSLCERLDMGESDLNKVADACLIYLSAKQPVKLQEAAQSVFLHLMHVDPDSTWLLLNEVCCPEGYEPPHASLHPVKLSGMGRPRNEFTDNVLLLLQRLQQQEGTGPGTSTQEASPS; encoded by the exons ATGGCCGTGTTCGACACCCCGCAGGCGGCGTTCGGGGCGCTGCGTCCCGTCTGCGTGCAGCTGACGCGGGCGCAGACGGTGGAGAACGTGCGGCAGCTGCAGGCGCACCTGGCCGGGGTGAGCGGCGcggccctgcaggagctgcaggagtaCGTGCTGTTCCCGCTGCGCTTCGCCCTCCGGGTGCCGGGGCCCAAGCAGGAGCGGCTGGTGCAGAGCCTGGTGCAGTGCATCTCCTCCGTGCTTGCGGCGACGTGCGTGaagaagcaggagctgctgcaggagctcttCTCTGAGCTCTGTACCTGCCTCGCTCCCCCTCCCAGCTCGGGCAAAGCCGCCCCGCTGTCTGAGGAGCTGAAGCTGGCTGTGATCCAGGCGCTCCACACCCTGATGCATTCGGCTTATGGGGATGTTATCTTGTCTCTGTACCAACCTTCCACCCTTCCGCTCTTAGGATTTGCTGTGTCTTTGCTTCTGACACTTGCAgagcaagaaaaagcaaagcaaatcaaGATCTCTGCTTTGGAGTGCTTGCAGGTCCTGGTTCTGCAGTGTGACTGCCAGGAGCACCGACACCTGGATGAAGATGAGGCACAGCAATGTGGggatttgtttgcttcttttctgcCTGGGATTTCTATTGCACTGTCTCGAGTTATTGCTGCAGACATCAAACAAGGTCACAAACCCACCGTTTCTGCCATCAGACTCTTTTATCTGATTGTTGGCTTGGTCATGGCTGACAAACAGCTAGCGAGAATCCCaaagagcaaggaaaagctGCCAGTGGAACACAGCAGAATATCAGAGCTAATGATCCACAGAGGACCTGACTGGACTAAAAGTACCGCTGAAAAACTCTCTCTTCTCTTGCACAAAGTGGTTGAATCTTCTTCAGTTCACCCCCACTGGAAGGTGAGACtggagctggtggagctggTCCACCATTTACTGAGGAACTGCAGTCAGTCACTGGTGGACTCATTCAGTCACCTCTTAAAGGCCTTGGTTGGGCTGGTTAATGATGAAAACAGTGAAGTTCAGAGCAGGTGTAACAAAATTCTGCAAGAGATTGCAGAGCAGAGGATTGTGGCACAGAACAGGGCTCTTGTTGATGTCCTCTCTGAGAACCTCCATTCCCTTTCCACAGCTCTTCCCCGCCTGATGAACTCTCAGGATGACACGGGCAAGGTTTCCACGCTGAGCTTATTGCTTGGCTACCTGAAACTGCTGGGGCCCAAGATTAACATTGTCCTCAACTCGGTGTCCCACCTGCAGCGCCTGTCCAAGGCACTGGTGCAGGTTCTGGAGCTGGATGTGACGGATGTGAAGATAGTGGAGGCCCGGCGCTCTGGGCCACCAGGCCCCTTGCAGCAGAGCGTGCAGAAGGGCAGGCGCCAGAAGAAATACTTCCGCTTCTTCACGGAGGAGAAGGTtttgcagctccttcagcaagTGTGTCGTGTTCTTGGCTACTACGGGAACCTCTACTTGCTGGTGGATCACTTCATGGGGCTGTACAACGAGTCTGGCCTGTACCGAAAGCAGGCAGCCATGATCCTCAACGAGCTGGTCACAGGAGCTGCCGGACTGGGAGTGGATTTCCTGCAGGCGAGGGAAGTTCCACTGAACGTGGATGATCTCAAAGGGTCCATAACATCCATCCTGGATGAGTACATGGACCAGGCAAACTGGTATTTAGTCACTGGCATTGAcacagaggaaagcagcccTGAGCAGTCAGTGCAGCATTCGGGACGCTCTGTCTGTGCGGGAGGGGCGTCCAGCAGCGTTCTCcttctgtccccagagcccccagtCACAACCCGCACCATGAACAGCAACATCTGGCAGATCTGCATCCAGCTGGAGGGCGTTGGCTGCTTTGCTGCAGTCCTTGGGAAGGAGTtccggctgctgctgctgtcagctctCTACCCTGTGCTGGAAAAGGCTGGTGACAGGACTCTGCTCATCAGTGAGACAGCACTGGGGACGCTGGCAGACATATGTGAGGCCTGTGGTTATGACTCGGTGCAGTGTTTGATTAATGAGAATTCTGACTATCTGGTGAATGGGATTTCCCTGCATTTGCGCCAGCTGGCATATCAGGCACGTGCGTCCCAGGTCCTGGACACGATGCTGAGACATTCGGATGCCAGCTTGCTGCCACTGATAGAAGATGTAATCCAAGATGTCCTGTCTGCGCTAGATCAGTCGTACAATAGCCAGGCGTCCACCTTCCTCAGGGTCCTCCACTCAGTCATGACTGCTCTAG TGCAGTGGTTTGGAATGCCCAGCGCTGAGGAACACCAGACTGACAAGGGGCAGAGTGGGACTCGgtcccaggggcagcaggaggtgacAATGACAAGTCAAGAAGTGGAACGATTCTTCCTTGACTATGTCAGCCAGAAGCAGATCGCAGAGGGTGATCTTCCTgacctggaggaggaggaggcag ATGAGGTTCCCCTTGCTAAGCCAGAGCCCAACTCTGACATGGAAGGAGAAGCTCCAATGCCAAGCCATGCTCAGGTGGCCAGGGATGTGATGGAGAGGTGCATCCACTTGCTGTCTGACGGGAGCCTCCGAGTGCGGCTGAAG gtCCTGGACGTGCTGGAGCTCTGTGTCACCGTGCTGCATCCTCATGGAAACCATCTGCTTCCCATGGCTCACCGTGTCTGGCCAGCTCTCGTCACCCGGCTGATTGGCGACGACCCTCTGGCCGTGCTCAGAGCCTTCAAG GTGCTGTGTACCCTGGCTCAGACGTGTGGGGACTTCCTGAGGCAGAGGTTCTCCAAAGATGTCCTGCCCAAGCTGACCAGTTCCCTCCTCAGCCAGGCCCCAGTGAGTGCCAGAGCTGGGCCTGTGTACAGCCACACACTGGCCTTCAAGctgcagctggctgtgctgcagggcctGGGCTCTCTCTGCGAGAGGCTGGACATGG GCGAGAGTGACCTGAATAAAGTGGCAGATGCTTGCCTGATTTACCTCAGCGCCAAGCAACCTGTGAAACTGCAAGAAGCTGCCCAGAG TGTTTTCCTGCACTTGATGCACGTGGACCCTGACAGCACCTGGCTGCTCCTGAACGAGGTGTGCTGCCCCGAGGGGTACGAGCCCCCCCATGCCAGCCTGCACCCGGTGAAGCTCAGCGGGATGGGGCGGCCACGGAACGAGTTTACAGACAacgtgctgctcctgctccagaggctgcagcagcaggagggcacGGGTCCTGGGACCAGCACACAGGAGGCATCTCCTTCCTGA
- the TTI1 gene encoding TELO2-interacting protein 1 homolog isoform X2, with product MAVFDTPQAAFGALRPVCVQLTRAQTVENVRQLQAHLAGVSGAALQELQEYVLFPLRFALRVPGPKQERLVQSLVQCISSVLAATCVKKQELLQELFSELCTCLAPPPSSGKAAPLSEELKLAVIQALHTLMHSAYGDVILSLYQPSTLPLLGFAVSLLLTLAEQEKAKQIKISALECLQVLVLQCDCQEHRHLDEDEAQQCGDLFASFLPGISIALSRVIAADIKQGHKPTVSAIRLFYLIVGLVMADKQLARIPKSKEKLPVEHSRISELMIHRGPDWTKSTAEKLSLLLHKVVESSSVHPHWKVRLELVELVHHLLRNCSQSLVDSFSHLLKALVGLVNDENSEVQSRCNKILQEIAEQRIVAQNRALVDVLSENLHSLSTALPRLMNSQDDTGKVSTLSLLLGYLKLLGPKINIVLNSVSHLQRLSKALVQVLELDVTDVKIVEARRSGPPGPLQQSVQKGRRQKKYFRFFTEEKVLQLLQQVCRVLGYYGNLYLLVDHFMGLYNESGLYRKQAAMILNELVTGAAGLGVDFLQAREVPLNVDDLKGSITSILDEYMDQANWYLVTGIDTEESSPEQSVQHSGRSVCAGGASSSVLLLSPEPPVTTRTMNSNIWQICIQLEGVGCFAAVLGKEFRLLLLSALYPVLEKAGDRTLLISETALGTLADICEACGYDSVQCLINENSDYLVNGISLHLRQLAYQARASQVLDTMLRHSDASLLPLIEDVIQDVLSALDQSYNSQASTFLRVLHSVMTALVQWFGMPSAEEHQTDKGQSGTRSQGQQEVTMTSQEVERFFLDYVSQKQIAEGDLPDLEEEEADEVPLAKPEPNSDMEGEAPMPSHAQVARDVMERCIHLLSDGSLRVRLKVLDVLELCVTVLHPHGNHLLPMAHRVWPALVTRLIGDDPLAVLRAFKVLCTLAQTCGDFLRQRFSKDVLPKLTSSLLSQAPVSARAGPVYSHTLAFKLQLAVLQGLGSLCERLDMGESDLNKVADACLIYLSAKQPVKLQEAAQRLD from the exons ATGGCCGTGTTCGACACCCCGCAGGCGGCGTTCGGGGCGCTGCGTCCCGTCTGCGTGCAGCTGACGCGGGCGCAGACGGTGGAGAACGTGCGGCAGCTGCAGGCGCACCTGGCCGGGGTGAGCGGCGcggccctgcaggagctgcaggagtaCGTGCTGTTCCCGCTGCGCTTCGCCCTCCGGGTGCCGGGGCCCAAGCAGGAGCGGCTGGTGCAGAGCCTGGTGCAGTGCATCTCCTCCGTGCTTGCGGCGACGTGCGTGaagaagcaggagctgctgcaggagctcttCTCTGAGCTCTGTACCTGCCTCGCTCCCCCTCCCAGCTCGGGCAAAGCCGCCCCGCTGTCTGAGGAGCTGAAGCTGGCTGTGATCCAGGCGCTCCACACCCTGATGCATTCGGCTTATGGGGATGTTATCTTGTCTCTGTACCAACCTTCCACCCTTCCGCTCTTAGGATTTGCTGTGTCTTTGCTTCTGACACTTGCAgagcaagaaaaagcaaagcaaatcaaGATCTCTGCTTTGGAGTGCTTGCAGGTCCTGGTTCTGCAGTGTGACTGCCAGGAGCACCGACACCTGGATGAAGATGAGGCACAGCAATGTGGggatttgtttgcttcttttctgcCTGGGATTTCTATTGCACTGTCTCGAGTTATTGCTGCAGACATCAAACAAGGTCACAAACCCACCGTTTCTGCCATCAGACTCTTTTATCTGATTGTTGGCTTGGTCATGGCTGACAAACAGCTAGCGAGAATCCCaaagagcaaggaaaagctGCCAGTGGAACACAGCAGAATATCAGAGCTAATGATCCACAGAGGACCTGACTGGACTAAAAGTACCGCTGAAAAACTCTCTCTTCTCTTGCACAAAGTGGTTGAATCTTCTTCAGTTCACCCCCACTGGAAGGTGAGACtggagctggtggagctggTCCACCATTTACTGAGGAACTGCAGTCAGTCACTGGTGGACTCATTCAGTCACCTCTTAAAGGCCTTGGTTGGGCTGGTTAATGATGAAAACAGTGAAGTTCAGAGCAGGTGTAACAAAATTCTGCAAGAGATTGCAGAGCAGAGGATTGTGGCACAGAACAGGGCTCTTGTTGATGTCCTCTCTGAGAACCTCCATTCCCTTTCCACAGCTCTTCCCCGCCTGATGAACTCTCAGGATGACACGGGCAAGGTTTCCACGCTGAGCTTATTGCTTGGCTACCTGAAACTGCTGGGGCCCAAGATTAACATTGTCCTCAACTCGGTGTCCCACCTGCAGCGCCTGTCCAAGGCACTGGTGCAGGTTCTGGAGCTGGATGTGACGGATGTGAAGATAGTGGAGGCCCGGCGCTCTGGGCCACCAGGCCCCTTGCAGCAGAGCGTGCAGAAGGGCAGGCGCCAGAAGAAATACTTCCGCTTCTTCACGGAGGAGAAGGTtttgcagctccttcagcaagTGTGTCGTGTTCTTGGCTACTACGGGAACCTCTACTTGCTGGTGGATCACTTCATGGGGCTGTACAACGAGTCTGGCCTGTACCGAAAGCAGGCAGCCATGATCCTCAACGAGCTGGTCACAGGAGCTGCCGGACTGGGAGTGGATTTCCTGCAGGCGAGGGAAGTTCCACTGAACGTGGATGATCTCAAAGGGTCCATAACATCCATCCTGGATGAGTACATGGACCAGGCAAACTGGTATTTAGTCACTGGCATTGAcacagaggaaagcagcccTGAGCAGTCAGTGCAGCATTCGGGACGCTCTGTCTGTGCGGGAGGGGCGTCCAGCAGCGTTCTCcttctgtccccagagcccccagtCACAACCCGCACCATGAACAGCAACATCTGGCAGATCTGCATCCAGCTGGAGGGCGTTGGCTGCTTTGCTGCAGTCCTTGGGAAGGAGTtccggctgctgctgctgtcagctctCTACCCTGTGCTGGAAAAGGCTGGTGACAGGACTCTGCTCATCAGTGAGACAGCACTGGGGACGCTGGCAGACATATGTGAGGCCTGTGGTTATGACTCGGTGCAGTGTTTGATTAATGAGAATTCTGACTATCTGGTGAATGGGATTTCCCTGCATTTGCGCCAGCTGGCATATCAGGCACGTGCGTCCCAGGTCCTGGACACGATGCTGAGACATTCGGATGCCAGCTTGCTGCCACTGATAGAAGATGTAATCCAAGATGTCCTGTCTGCGCTAGATCAGTCGTACAATAGCCAGGCGTCCACCTTCCTCAGGGTCCTCCACTCAGTCATGACTGCTCTAG TGCAGTGGTTTGGAATGCCCAGCGCTGAGGAACACCAGACTGACAAGGGGCAGAGTGGGACTCGgtcccaggggcagcaggaggtgacAATGACAAGTCAAGAAGTGGAACGATTCTTCCTTGACTATGTCAGCCAGAAGCAGATCGCAGAGGGTGATCTTCCTgacctggaggaggaggaggcag ATGAGGTTCCCCTTGCTAAGCCAGAGCCCAACTCTGACATGGAAGGAGAAGCTCCAATGCCAAGCCATGCTCAGGTGGCCAGGGATGTGATGGAGAGGTGCATCCACTTGCTGTCTGACGGGAGCCTCCGAGTGCGGCTGAAG gtCCTGGACGTGCTGGAGCTCTGTGTCACCGTGCTGCATCCTCATGGAAACCATCTGCTTCCCATGGCTCACCGTGTCTGGCCAGCTCTCGTCACCCGGCTGATTGGCGACGACCCTCTGGCCGTGCTCAGAGCCTTCAAG GTGCTGTGTACCCTGGCTCAGACGTGTGGGGACTTCCTGAGGCAGAGGTTCTCCAAAGATGTCCTGCCCAAGCTGACCAGTTCCCTCCTCAGCCAGGCCCCAGTGAGTGCCAGAGCTGGGCCTGTGTACAGCCACACACTGGCCTTCAAGctgcagctggctgtgctgcagggcctGGGCTCTCTCTGCGAGAGGCTGGACATGG GCGAGAGTGACCTGAATAAAGTGGCAGATGCTTGCCTGATTTACCTCAGCGCCAAGCAACCTGTGAAACTGCAAGAAGCTGCCCAGAG GCTGGATTGA
- the TTI1 gene encoding TELO2-interacting protein 1 homolog isoform X3, producing the protein MAVFDTPQAAFGALRPVCVQLTRAQTVENVRQLQAHLAGVSGAALQELQEYVLFPLRFALRVPGPKQERLVQSLVQCISSVLAATCVKKQELLQELFSELCTCLAPPPSSGKAAPLSEELKLAVIQALHTLMHSAYGDVILSLYQPSTLPLLGFAVSLLLTLAEQEKAKQIKISALECLQVLVLQCDCQEHRHLDEDEAQQCGDLFASFLPGISIALSRVIAADIKQGHKPTVSAIRLFYLIVGLVMADKQLARIPKSKEKLPVEHSRISELMIHRGPDWTKSTAEKLSLLLHKVVESSSVHPHWKVRLELVELVHHLLRNCSQSLVDSFSHLLKALVGLVNDENSEVQSRCNKILQEIAEQRIVAQNRALVDVLSENLHSLSTALPRLMNSQDDTGKVSTLSLLLGYLKLLGPKINIVLNSVSHLQRLSKALVQVLELDVTDVKIVEARRSGPPGPLQQSVQKGRRQKKYFRFFTEEKVLQLLQQVCRVLGYYGNLYLLVDHFMGLYNESGLYRKQAAMILNELVTGAAGLGVDFLQAREVPLNVDDLKGSITSILDEYMDQANWYLVTGIDTEESSPEQSVQHSGRSVCAGGASSSVLLLSPEPPVTTRTMNSNIWQICIQLEGVGCFAAVLGKEFRLLLLSALYPVLEKAGDRTLLISETALGTLADICEACGYDSVQCLINENSDYLVNGISLHLRQLAYQARASQVLDTMLRHSDASLLPLIEDVIQDVLSALDQSYNSQASTFLRVLHSVMTALVQWFGMPSAEEHQTDKGQSGTRSQGQQEVTMTSQEVERFFLDYVSQKQIAEGDLPDLEEEEADEVPLAKPEPNSDMEGEAPMPSHAQVARDVMERCIHLLSDGSLRVRLKVLDVLELCVTVLHPHGNHLLPMAHRVWPALVTRLIGDDPLAVLRAFKVLCTLAQTCGDFLRQRFSKDVLPKLTSSLLSQAPVSARAGPVYSHTLAFKLQLAVLQGLGSLCERLDMGESDLNKVADACLIYLSAKQPVKLQEAAQRQN; encoded by the exons ATGGCCGTGTTCGACACCCCGCAGGCGGCGTTCGGGGCGCTGCGTCCCGTCTGCGTGCAGCTGACGCGGGCGCAGACGGTGGAGAACGTGCGGCAGCTGCAGGCGCACCTGGCCGGGGTGAGCGGCGcggccctgcaggagctgcaggagtaCGTGCTGTTCCCGCTGCGCTTCGCCCTCCGGGTGCCGGGGCCCAAGCAGGAGCGGCTGGTGCAGAGCCTGGTGCAGTGCATCTCCTCCGTGCTTGCGGCGACGTGCGTGaagaagcaggagctgctgcaggagctcttCTCTGAGCTCTGTACCTGCCTCGCTCCCCCTCCCAGCTCGGGCAAAGCCGCCCCGCTGTCTGAGGAGCTGAAGCTGGCTGTGATCCAGGCGCTCCACACCCTGATGCATTCGGCTTATGGGGATGTTATCTTGTCTCTGTACCAACCTTCCACCCTTCCGCTCTTAGGATTTGCTGTGTCTTTGCTTCTGACACTTGCAgagcaagaaaaagcaaagcaaatcaaGATCTCTGCTTTGGAGTGCTTGCAGGTCCTGGTTCTGCAGTGTGACTGCCAGGAGCACCGACACCTGGATGAAGATGAGGCACAGCAATGTGGggatttgtttgcttcttttctgcCTGGGATTTCTATTGCACTGTCTCGAGTTATTGCTGCAGACATCAAACAAGGTCACAAACCCACCGTTTCTGCCATCAGACTCTTTTATCTGATTGTTGGCTTGGTCATGGCTGACAAACAGCTAGCGAGAATCCCaaagagcaaggaaaagctGCCAGTGGAACACAGCAGAATATCAGAGCTAATGATCCACAGAGGACCTGACTGGACTAAAAGTACCGCTGAAAAACTCTCTCTTCTCTTGCACAAAGTGGTTGAATCTTCTTCAGTTCACCCCCACTGGAAGGTGAGACtggagctggtggagctggTCCACCATTTACTGAGGAACTGCAGTCAGTCACTGGTGGACTCATTCAGTCACCTCTTAAAGGCCTTGGTTGGGCTGGTTAATGATGAAAACAGTGAAGTTCAGAGCAGGTGTAACAAAATTCTGCAAGAGATTGCAGAGCAGAGGATTGTGGCACAGAACAGGGCTCTTGTTGATGTCCTCTCTGAGAACCTCCATTCCCTTTCCACAGCTCTTCCCCGCCTGATGAACTCTCAGGATGACACGGGCAAGGTTTCCACGCTGAGCTTATTGCTTGGCTACCTGAAACTGCTGGGGCCCAAGATTAACATTGTCCTCAACTCGGTGTCCCACCTGCAGCGCCTGTCCAAGGCACTGGTGCAGGTTCTGGAGCTGGATGTGACGGATGTGAAGATAGTGGAGGCCCGGCGCTCTGGGCCACCAGGCCCCTTGCAGCAGAGCGTGCAGAAGGGCAGGCGCCAGAAGAAATACTTCCGCTTCTTCACGGAGGAGAAGGTtttgcagctccttcagcaagTGTGTCGTGTTCTTGGCTACTACGGGAACCTCTACTTGCTGGTGGATCACTTCATGGGGCTGTACAACGAGTCTGGCCTGTACCGAAAGCAGGCAGCCATGATCCTCAACGAGCTGGTCACAGGAGCTGCCGGACTGGGAGTGGATTTCCTGCAGGCGAGGGAAGTTCCACTGAACGTGGATGATCTCAAAGGGTCCATAACATCCATCCTGGATGAGTACATGGACCAGGCAAACTGGTATTTAGTCACTGGCATTGAcacagaggaaagcagcccTGAGCAGTCAGTGCAGCATTCGGGACGCTCTGTCTGTGCGGGAGGGGCGTCCAGCAGCGTTCTCcttctgtccccagagcccccagtCACAACCCGCACCATGAACAGCAACATCTGGCAGATCTGCATCCAGCTGGAGGGCGTTGGCTGCTTTGCTGCAGTCCTTGGGAAGGAGTtccggctgctgctgctgtcagctctCTACCCTGTGCTGGAAAAGGCTGGTGACAGGACTCTGCTCATCAGTGAGACAGCACTGGGGACGCTGGCAGACATATGTGAGGCCTGTGGTTATGACTCGGTGCAGTGTTTGATTAATGAGAATTCTGACTATCTGGTGAATGGGATTTCCCTGCATTTGCGCCAGCTGGCATATCAGGCACGTGCGTCCCAGGTCCTGGACACGATGCTGAGACATTCGGATGCCAGCTTGCTGCCACTGATAGAAGATGTAATCCAAGATGTCCTGTCTGCGCTAGATCAGTCGTACAATAGCCAGGCGTCCACCTTCCTCAGGGTCCTCCACTCAGTCATGACTGCTCTAG TGCAGTGGTTTGGAATGCCCAGCGCTGAGGAACACCAGACTGACAAGGGGCAGAGTGGGACTCGgtcccaggggcagcaggaggtgacAATGACAAGTCAAGAAGTGGAACGATTCTTCCTTGACTATGTCAGCCAGAAGCAGATCGCAGAGGGTGATCTTCCTgacctggaggaggaggaggcag ATGAGGTTCCCCTTGCTAAGCCAGAGCCCAACTCTGACATGGAAGGAGAAGCTCCAATGCCAAGCCATGCTCAGGTGGCCAGGGATGTGATGGAGAGGTGCATCCACTTGCTGTCTGACGGGAGCCTCCGAGTGCGGCTGAAG gtCCTGGACGTGCTGGAGCTCTGTGTCACCGTGCTGCATCCTCATGGAAACCATCTGCTTCCCATGGCTCACCGTGTCTGGCCAGCTCTCGTCACCCGGCTGATTGGCGACGACCCTCTGGCCGTGCTCAGAGCCTTCAAG GTGCTGTGTACCCTGGCTCAGACGTGTGGGGACTTCCTGAGGCAGAGGTTCTCCAAAGATGTCCTGCCCAAGCTGACCAGTTCCCTCCTCAGCCAGGCCCCAGTGAGTGCCAGAGCTGGGCCTGTGTACAGCCACACACTGGCCTTCAAGctgcagctggctgtgctgcagggcctGGGCTCTCTCTGCGAGAGGCTGGACATGG GCGAGAGTGACCTGAATAAAGTGGCAGATGCTTGCCTGATTTACCTCAGCGCCAAGCAACCTGTGAAACTGCAAGAAGCTGCCCAGAG GCAAAACTag